The Pelodiscus sinensis isolate JC-2024 chromosome 30, ASM4963464v1, whole genome shotgun sequence genome has a window encoding:
- the LOC102448912 gene encoding olfactory receptor 6N1-like translates to MADTDRRNQTAIKQFILLGFGDLPDLQILLILLFLVIYMITIAGNTLIVVLVVTDRHLHTPMYFFLGNLSCLETCYSSTILPRLLAGLLTGDRTISVSGCLTQLFFFGAMASTECYLLAVMSYDRYLAICKPLHYVSLMSTRVCLQLAAGSWLNGGLAIVLFLVVISQFVFCGPNEIDHFYCDPIPLIKLSCGDTQLIILVDFILACVFTLPPFLLTLTSYACIITTILRIPSTSGRQKAFSTCSSHLIVVIIFYGALMVVYMLPKLDSLRVLKKVLSLCYTVLTPLVNPLIYSLRNREVKEALGKAFRKDLAARNTENPRS, encoded by the coding sequence ATGGCAGACACAGACCGGAGAAACCAAACAGCAATCAAGCAATTCATCCTGCTGGGATTTGGGGATCTCCCTGATCTTCAAATTCTTCTCATCCTGCTGTTCCTAGTGATCTACATGATAACCATAGCCGGGAACACCCTCATCGTTGTGCTGGTGGTGACTGatcggcaccttcacacccccatgtacttcttcctggggaacttGTCCTGCTTGGAGACCTGCTACAGCTCCACTATCCTGCCCCGGTTGCTGGCCGGGCTCCTGACTGGGGACAGAACCATCTCAGTCAGTGGCTGCCTCACACAATTGTTCTTCTTTGGCGCCATGGCTTCTACGGAATGCTACCTGCTCGCCGTGATGTCTTACGATCGGTATTTGGCCATATGCAAGCCCCTGCATTATGTGTCTCTTATGAGTACCAGGGTCTGCCTCCAGCTGGCAGCCGGGTCCTGGTTAAATGGTGGTTTGGCGATTGTCCTCTTTCTCGTAGTCATCTCACAGTTTGTGTTCTGCGGCCCCAATGAAATTGACCATTTCTATTGTGATCCCATCCCATTGATAAAACTCTCTTGCGGGGACACCCAACTCATCATATTGGTGGATTTCATCCTGGCCTGTGTGTTTACCCTCCCACCATTCCTGCTAACCCTAACGTCCTACGCGTGTATCATCACCACCATCCTGAGGATCCCGTCCACCTCTGGgcggcaaaaggccttttccacctgctcctcccacctcatcgtgGTGATCATTTTCTATGGGGCCTTAATGGTCGTCTACATGCTGCCAAAGCTTGACTCCCTCAGAGTCCTAAAGAAAGTGCTCTCTCTTTGCTACACGGTCCTGACTCCCCTGGTGAACCCCCTTATCTACAGCCTGAGAAACAGAGAGGTCAAGGAAGCCTTGGGCAAGGCCTTCAGGAAAGACCTCGCAGCCAGGAACACAGAGAACCCAAGATCATAA